The Pseudomonas sp. S06B 330 genome contains the following window.
CACTCATTGAGAACGCTCGCCTGCTGCCCCAAGAGCTTTACAGGTCACTGACTTGGGACAGAGGTAAAGAGATGGCTGCCCACAAGCGTTTCACATTGGCGACCGATATCCAGGTCTACTTCTGTGATCCTCAGAATCCCTGGCAACGTGGCTCAAACGAAAATACTAACGGCCTGCTACGGCAGTACTTTCCCAAGGGCACCGACATTTCGGTCTACACGCAAGACCAGCTCAATGCGGTGGCGAGGACGCTGAATGAGCGCCCTCGAAAGACACTAAACTATGAAACACCGGCAGACAGGTTCAGCCAATGTGTTGCATCCACCGGTTGAATCCACAGCCAAAAGCGGTCATTCAGATGTATCTACCAACTTGGAGGCGATGTAGAGTGTAAACGCAAAACAGCATCACGCACCGATGATCAGACAGCTAGCTCTTGCTGAGATTGGCACCGTACCGAAAAAACTGAGCGTCAAGTTTTTTACAAGCCCAATTTTGGGTAAAAATGGCTTACCATCATCAGCAGGAACAGTCAGTGAAACTGACCTGACTGAGATGACGTAGCACCGTAAATAAGGTGCATTCAAAAACGCAGAATTTATCCTATGAATTCAACTTTCTACCTTCCGCGCAGCCTCTCCAGTAAAGAAAGAATTTACACTGAAGAAGCGTTGCTTGCCGCTTCGAATTACGTTGTTGTCCTAGCAGAACCCGGAGGCGGAAAAACTGAACTTATGGGAAGCCTAGCGCGACAGCTAGGAACCTCAACCGTTACCGCAAATAAGTTCAAACACTTGGGGGCCGACACCGAGAATTCCCCGCTCGTGATCGATGCGTTTGATGAGTTGGCCAAACTCGATCAAACGGGCATTCACAGCCTTCTTGCTAACGCCAGAAAAGCTAAGCCAACGCACGTCATTATTTCGAGCCGATCCAGCGAGTGGGGTACTGCTGCCACCAATGCATTCGAAGACTATCTAGGATGCTCACCGCTGGTGGTTAGGCTTTGCGAGTTTGAAGAGGGGGAACAGCGAGAAATTTTTCATCATCATGTCCGGGGTGAGGAATTTTCAAAGTTCCAAGCAGAAGTAGCTCGATTCGACTTAGGAGCGTTACTCCCTAACCCCCAATTTCTCAAGATGTTTGCAGATGCCTATATTGAAAGCGGCAGACACTTTACAGATAAGCGAAATATATTTTCACAAGCGGTCGAGCGGCTGGCGAAGGAAGCTAACGTCAATGTAGCACAAACGCTATCCATCAAACAAAGGGTTGCTCTGTCGTCCGAAGTGTTCGCCAAGCTTTTGCTGGCCGGAGCAGAAGGCATAGGGACGAGCGAGTTAACCGCAGATCGAATCTATCCACTGCTGGCATCACTTTTTGACAAGCACACTGCTGCTGAAGGCATCTTGGCAACTCGGCTTTTCAAACCTGGCGATAGTGCAGATCAGCATCGACCCGTCCACAAGATCGTTGCTGAATACTGTGCGGCAGACTACCTTGCAAAGCGGATCGCTGATCCAGTTGACCCTCTGACATTACATAAATGCCTACCTATCATCGCTCCGAACAATGCAGTTCGAGATGAACTCCGGGGATTACTGGGTTGGCTCGCGGCGCTAGGCAACAGATCCATTCAAGAGACTGCTATTGAGCTTGATCCCTATGCGGTACTTGCGAACGGTGATCCCTCTCAACTTGAGCACTCCTCAAAACGTCTACTTATACAGGGCCTGAAAGACGTCGAAACGAAGGACCCCTATTTCCGCCGAGGAGATGCTTGGCGCCGGTTCAGTGCTTCAGGTTTCTTCACCCAAGAGGTTATGACAGAGATTAAACCCCTGCTAGCGAGCGGCAGTGATGGGCATTTGCGTGATTTAATTCTTGAACTGTTGACGGGGTCACCAGCGATTGCGCATCTGACGCAAGAGCTGCGTCAACTAGTGTTAGACTCAAGCGAGAGCGAACACACTCGCTTGTTGGCTAGCAGATGTCTGCTCGACCTGTCCGGCCATGACCATCGCGCCGATTTAGCAGTCCTAGTCTCTGAGGCCAGTCATACTTCTCTGAAAATTGCGGTAACCATCCTAACGACTATCGGCGTAGAAGCTTTAGGTTTAGATTACCTCGCCAGCTTTTTTCGAGTCTGCTCAAGCCTTTATCCTCGTCATCAAGTACCTTACAAGTCCTCAGTCGGCACTCGTTACTTCATAAAGCGCTTCGTTGGCGGACTTAATTTAATGTCAATCGAGTGGCTACTTGATGACTTAACCAAAGACCTTGCTTGCACATGCAAGAAAAAACATTATGAATGCGACTGTCGAATTGGAATCAGCAAAATTGTAGGACTAATGCTGGATCGATACTTTGACCTGGCAATGCCTCCTTTTGCCGCTAAAAAGGTTTGGCATTGGATCGAAAATCTGATTTTTCATGAGCAAAAATCAACAGATCAGAGCAAGTCAGTTCAAGTACTTCAAAATGACGATGGATTGCGCCGAGAAATTATGGCGCAGGCACTTGGCCCCCTTACCAATAGCGATGATATTTTCGAGACCAAAATACAGAAATTTGATTTTCACGCTCACTCCGGCCTTCGCTTTCAATCCGATGATTACAAATTTATAGTCGACCTGGCATTTGAAATTGATAACCCAGCCCTGTGGGCGAGCTACATCGCAATGCATAGCTTCAATCAAAGCCAAGCACTGCGAGGCCCAAACAAATTGCGACGACACATGCGTGAACAGGCATTGGAGAAGCCTTCTTTAATGCGCGAGTGGGCAAAATTCAACAGAGCAATCGCGCAACTTGCACAATCCCAAAAAAAAAGCATGTCTACCCACAGACGGATAATGAGACGCCGCCACCGGGAACAAAGCGACATCAATAAGTTGAACATCCAATATTTGCGGGACAACCGAGAGCTTATTGAAAGTGGTCGGCATTGGAATTGCCTTGCGCGCTTTGCTGATCTCGTACTTAACGCGCCCGATCAAATTGAGCATGAATTCGGTGATGAAGTGCTCGTTCGTAAAGCTCTCAGAAACTGCCTGGATTTCATTGCTCCCAATGTACCTAATCTGCTCAGGCTTGCACAATTACAGTGTGCATCGCAGGGCGCGCACACTGAGCCTGTTCTTTTTGCAGCTTGCTTGGAAATCATGCGCAGCGACGGAAACCTAGAAAATGTCGATCTGCCGTTACTGAATGCGCTACGAACTAATCTCGACATGGGCTACGGTGCAGTGTCGGATGAAGAACGTGATGCGCTGAAAGATGAAGTCAACCGATTGATTTTCGCAGGTACGGGAAGTGCCGAAACCTTTCTCCGGCAATATGTCGAGCCCCAACTCGCACAAAAGGGCTGTCAACACCCCGAAATTTGGTTGTTACGCGGTGATGAGGTCTTCAGCCAACTACGGGCAGCAATCTCAATAGAATGGCTTGACCGATTTTCTGATCTGGCGCTCGGGCCGCTTGATACGCTCTTTGAAATTGCGGCCGAATTCGGTGATCGCGATGCTCTTCAAAAAATCATCGCAGAACGTTGCTCAGCTTTTATGTCCGCGTGGCCCAGTCCGACCGGCGATGAAGACCTCGAAAATAGGCGCATTTTCTGGTTAGTGCGCACTTTCTATTTTTTAGAAGACGCGCCTGAAACATATTGGAACTGGCTAAAAACCGAAAAGAATAACATATTTTCGCTTAGTGAGCGCTCAGGAAGATTTAACTATGGCGAGCACTCCCATTGGCCCAAGCTCACATTAAGAAAAGTGGTGGCGGTTCTAGAGGCCTTCATTGACAAGTGGCCAAAGGTAGACCTCCCGAGCCATTGGGGTACGGGAAGCCCCGATGAAGAAAATGCGTACCGCTTTTTGAAAGAAATTGTTTGGTTAATCGATTTAGACGTCTCCGATGACGCCGTCCGTGTCATTGATCGTCTCCTTGCCGATCCGAAGTTCGCAGACATGTACAACGATCTTAGGAGCATACGTGCTCGTAAAATCAGTCAGATTGCACGGAGGTCTTTCGAACCGCCAACGCCACAGGAAATCGTCGATCGACTGGATCGCGACATGGTGGTGAATGTTGAGGGTTTGCGCCAAGTCGTCCTCCAAGAGCTTCAAGATTTTCAGAAAGCAATAAATGGTGGTGAATTTAACTCTGCGGATCGCTTTTACGACAATGATAAGCACTTGAACGAAGTACGAGCTACCGAGATCATTGCTGAACGTCTCAGTCTAATACTCAAGCCTCAAGGCATCACAATTACGACGGAGCACCAGCTAAAAAGTGCTAACCGCAGCGATTTCACTGCGACAAAATTGATTGGCGGTACAAGACGGCTGCTTGTGACTGAGGTAAAAGGTCAGTGGCATAGAGAGTTATATACTGCCGCGGCGGCGCAACTATATGCGCGCTACTCCATCCACCCCGATGCTGAACACCAAGGCATTTATCTTGTGATCTGGTTTGGCCGAGATGTGAACGTCGCAGGAATTAAAAACCGAAATATCCACACCTCTCAGGAGCTGAAAAGCAGCATCGAGAAAACGATGCCACCAGAGCTAGCTGGGCTAATCGATGTGTTTGTTCTGGACGTTTCTAAACCCTAAAGAAGGATCGTACCGAATGAGCGCAGCAGGCCTAGAAGAGGCCATATATTGCAGTCCGAATCCTTCTAGTTTTGTACGCAGGCGGAATGACCGCTTCTGGCCGATTGCTTCCCTTCGCGAGAGACCGATTTGGGTCGTTCTCTGTCGGTCGTTACCCTGGCGTGTGCTGGTCAAATCGAATGCAAACGGTTGGTCAGCACGGATGCAATTGACAGTGGCAATGCAAATGAGTAGTCAAGTCCATGCAATTACACAGTGAAGGCTGTGTGAGAACGTAGTCGAGCCTTTAGGGCGTCCAGAAACAGACCGAAATCACGCCTATACACAAAATCTAGCTCTGGCCAACCAGCCAAAGAATCACGGATTTCAAATAAAAATACCGTGTTCGATTCGTTCATGACGTTTCACTCCGGCAGGGTCGTTTGCGGCTTCCCGCCGGGAAACCTATCAGCGAAATGGGCCTCAGCGCGTTCCCGGACTCCTTTCTTTAAAAGTAAAAGGTGCTCGACTCCTTGCTTATGTGCTACGACAATCACGAGACACATAATTCACGGCGTTGATTCGGTAGCCCACATGCGCAGAGCCTATCTAGATTGTGAGTTCACTTCGCTGGACGAATTTCGCGAGTTAATTAGCCTCGCGTTAGTCGTTCCTGATGGACCAGAATTTTATGTCGAGATCGAAGATGGCTGGGTGCGCAACGATTGCTCGAATTTTGTTCAAGGGATAGTGCTTCCATTGCTTGCGCTTGAACGATACGGCAGACCGATGACAGTAGCCAGAGATGAGCTACAACTCTGGCTCCGACAGTTCGATGAATTAGAAATAATAAGTGACGCGCCGCATTGGGATTGGCCATTGCTAATTCGCCTCGCTGGCCCTTCCGGGCTTCCAAAAGGAGTATCTGCAGGGACAATTTCGTATGCTGACAAGGCATTAATGGAAGGTATTGTGTTTCCGCACCATGCTCTCGAGGACGCCAGGTTGATCGCTTCCTTTGTGGAGCCCCTTCGGAACCGACACGATATTATTTAGAAGTCGGGGGACACCAAAATTCAGGTAGACACCACCGCTTCAAGCGACAGAGTCAGGAAGGTGCCGACGTAGCATGCAAGTGAGATCGGGCAACTCTGCCGCATCAGTGGGTGTTGGCATGTGGGACGCAAGGTGGCTTGAAGGGACGCTTACTCTGTTACCAGTGATACTTCCCAATAGATCCTTTGAAATTATTTGCATTGTCGCGC
Protein-coding sequences here:
- a CDS encoding NACHT domain-containing protein, with translation MNSTFYLPRSLSSKERIYTEEALLAASNYVVVLAEPGGGKTELMGSLARQLGTSTVTANKFKHLGADTENSPLVIDAFDELAKLDQTGIHSLLANARKAKPTHVIISSRSSEWGTAATNAFEDYLGCSPLVVRLCEFEEGEQREIFHHHVRGEEFSKFQAEVARFDLGALLPNPQFLKMFADAYIESGRHFTDKRNIFSQAVERLAKEANVNVAQTLSIKQRVALSSEVFAKLLLAGAEGIGTSELTADRIYPLLASLFDKHTAAEGILATRLFKPGDSADQHRPVHKIVAEYCAADYLAKRIADPVDPLTLHKCLPIIAPNNAVRDELRGLLGWLAALGNRSIQETAIELDPYAVLANGDPSQLEHSSKRLLIQGLKDVETKDPYFRRGDAWRRFSASGFFTQEVMTEIKPLLASGSDGHLRDLILELLTGSPAIAHLTQELRQLVLDSSESEHTRLLASRCLLDLSGHDHRADLAVLVSEASHTSLKIAVTILTTIGVEALGLDYLASFFRVCSSLYPRHQVPYKSSVGTRYFIKRFVGGLNLMSIEWLLDDLTKDLACTCKKKHYECDCRIGISKIVGLMLDRYFDLAMPPFAAKKVWHWIENLIFHEQKSTDQSKSVQVLQNDDGLRREIMAQALGPLTNSDDIFETKIQKFDFHAHSGLRFQSDDYKFIVDLAFEIDNPALWASYIAMHSFNQSQALRGPNKLRRHMREQALEKPSLMREWAKFNRAIAQLAQSQKKSMSTHRRIMRRRHREQSDINKLNIQYLRDNRELIESGRHWNCLARFADLVLNAPDQIEHEFGDEVLVRKALRNCLDFIAPNVPNLLRLAQLQCASQGAHTEPVLFAACLEIMRSDGNLENVDLPLLNALRTNLDMGYGAVSDEERDALKDEVNRLIFAGTGSAETFLRQYVEPQLAQKGCQHPEIWLLRGDEVFSQLRAAISIEWLDRFSDLALGPLDTLFEIAAEFGDRDALQKIIAERCSAFMSAWPSPTGDEDLENRRIFWLVRTFYFLEDAPETYWNWLKTEKNNIFSLSERSGRFNYGEHSHWPKLTLRKVVAVLEAFIDKWPKVDLPSHWGTGSPDEENAYRFLKEIVWLIDLDVSDDAVRVIDRLLADPKFADMYNDLRSIRARKISQIARRSFEPPTPQEIVDRLDRDMVVNVEGLRQVVLQELQDFQKAINGGEFNSADRFYDNDKHLNEVRATEIIAERLSLILKPQGITITTEHQLKSANRSDFTATKLIGGTRRLLVTEVKGQWHRELYTAAAAQLYARYSIHPDAEHQGIYLVIWFGRDVNVAGIKNRNIHTSQELKSSIEKTMPPELAGLIDVFVLDVSKP